From the Oleiphilus messinensis genome, one window contains:
- a CDS encoding response regulator transcription factor — protein sequence MVSMKRTLDEKMMVRAVNDVIPVVNIVLCEDSLADATLFKRAIARSGLRHRICHVSDQAAMEREISQRKPDIVVSDYHIPGYNVRSAVNSVKKLSPETPFVVISGMAKYSEVKDLLQIGVKDIISKSAHTALLPMLCRELLSMHEASEPETSESDAQISDNLA from the coding sequence ATGGTATCGATGAAACGGACTCTGGATGAAAAAATGATGGTGCGTGCCGTGAATGATGTGATTCCGGTAGTGAATATTGTGCTCTGTGAGGATTCTCTGGCAGATGCAACCTTGTTTAAACGAGCAATCGCAAGATCCGGATTACGCCATCGAATCTGTCATGTCAGCGATCAGGCGGCAATGGAGCGTGAAATCAGTCAGCGTAAACCGGATATTGTGGTTTCGGATTACCATATACCGGGTTACAACGTTCGTAGTGCTGTGAATTCAGTCAAGAAGTTGTCTCCGGAAACGCCGTTTGTGGTGATTTCCGGAATGGCAAAATACAGCGAAGTGAAAGACTTGTTACAAATCGGTGTGAAAGACATTATCAGCAAGAGCGCTCACACCGCTCTGCTACCCATGTTGTGCCGGGAGTTGCTCTCAATGCATGAAGCTTCTGAACCGGAAACTTCTGAATCCGATGCTCAGATATCAGACAACCTCGCCTAA
- a CDS encoding YceH family protein — translation MKFDLNLYETRVISVLLEKEVTTPDQYPLSLNALKNACNQKSNRHPVLELDETTVSNTLDALEDKNLIRRTQQGSRVEKFKHRFCNTEFGELKLTPAQLAILCELMLRGAQTPGELRSRASRMAALKEVREVDDALQELIQMTLVKALPREPGKRECRYQHLLGKSTEQPVAAKATEAQGNLAAKDAKIKQLEQQVSDLQSENERLIQKLRQLGEVV, via the coding sequence ATGAAATTTGATCTCAATCTGTATGAGACAAGGGTGATCAGCGTGTTACTGGAAAAAGAAGTGACCACCCCAGACCAGTATCCCTTATCACTCAATGCACTGAAAAATGCCTGCAATCAAAAGAGCAACCGCCATCCGGTACTGGAGCTCGATGAAACAACGGTCAGCAATACCCTTGATGCACTGGAAGACAAAAATCTGATCAGGCGTACGCAACAAGGGAGTCGGGTCGAAAAATTCAAGCATCGATTTTGCAATACTGAATTCGGCGAGCTGAAGCTCACACCGGCTCAGTTAGCGATTCTGTGTGAGCTCATGCTCAGAGGTGCACAAACCCCGGGTGAATTACGCTCAAGAGCATCAAGAATGGCGGCACTCAAAGAGGTTCGCGAGGTCGACGACGCATTGCAGGAACTGATACAGATGACATTAGTTAAGGCCCTGCCCAGAGAACCCGGGAAACGAGAATGTCGTTACCAACATCTGCTCGGCAAGTCTACCGAACAGCCTGTTGCCGCCAAGGCCACCGAGGCGCAGGGCAATCTGGCGGCCAAAGACGCCAAAATAAAACAGTTGGAGCAACAGGTCTCGGACCTTCAATCCGAGAATGAAAGACTGATCCAAAAGCTACGGCAATTAGGCGAGGTTGTCTGA
- a CDS encoding protein-glutamate methylesterase/protein-glutamine glutaminase: MTAKRVLIVDDSAVVRQVLKEIIDADPGFEVMAAVADPLFALRRMEKEWPDIITLDVEMPRMDGITFLKKIMAERPTPIVMCSTLTEKGTDTCMQALAAGAVEIVEKPKAGGSQRLAECSQLILHALKSAAVARIGLRKANAKAAGDVTAPRQTRSRDLAKTHVSLTPGTESAAMVKTTERVIAIGTSTGGTQALERMLSGLPPTVHGMVVVQHMPEKFTAAFARRLDSICALSVKEAADGDRVMPGQVLIAPGGKHMLLKRNGAQYQVEIRDGPLVSRHRPSVDVLFRSVARYAGKNAMGIIMTGMGSDGAAGLLEMKQAGARTLAQDEQSCVVFGMPKEAIKKGGVKETVSLESLPEQIMHYSEQVLPSASKHQDLIANRGLKRF, translated from the coding sequence ATGACGGCCAAGCGTGTCCTGATCGTTGATGACTCTGCAGTCGTAAGGCAAGTCCTGAAAGAAATTATTGATGCTGATCCCGGCTTTGAAGTGATGGCTGCTGTAGCGGATCCACTGTTTGCGTTAAGGCGCATGGAGAAAGAGTGGCCGGATATTATCACTCTGGACGTTGAGATGCCGCGTATGGATGGGATTACCTTTTTGAAAAAAATCATGGCGGAACGTCCCACACCCATTGTGATGTGTTCCACGTTGACTGAGAAAGGCACAGATACTTGTATGCAAGCGCTTGCTGCAGGGGCCGTGGAAATTGTCGAGAAACCCAAGGCCGGCGGTAGTCAGCGTCTGGCAGAGTGTTCACAGTTAATATTGCATGCCCTCAAGTCTGCTGCTGTGGCCCGTATCGGTCTGCGCAAAGCCAATGCCAAAGCCGCCGGGGATGTAACCGCACCGCGTCAGACCAGGTCTCGAGATCTCGCTAAGACTCATGTCTCCCTAACCCCTGGAACGGAATCAGCGGCGATGGTTAAAACCACTGAACGTGTGATCGCCATCGGTACGTCAACTGGCGGCACTCAGGCTCTGGAGCGAATGCTGTCCGGGTTGCCCCCCACGGTACATGGTATGGTTGTTGTTCAACATATGCCGGAGAAGTTTACTGCAGCATTTGCCCGTAGACTGGACAGCATTTGTGCGTTATCCGTGAAAGAAGCGGCGGACGGTGATCGGGTCATGCCGGGGCAGGTGCTGATCGCTCCGGGTGGCAAGCACATGCTGTTGAAGCGCAATGGTGCGCAATACCAGGTTGAAATACGGGATGGTCCGTTGGTAAGTCGGCATCGTCCCTCTGTCGATGTGTTGTTTCGCTCCGTTGCACGTTACGCAGGTAAAAATGCGATGGGCATCATCATGACCGGCATGGGGAGCGATGGTGCTGCCGGATTATTGGAAATGAAGCAGGCGGGAGCACGAACACTGGCACAAGATGAACAAAGCTGCGTGGTGTTTGGGATGCCGAAAGAAGCCATTAAAAAAGGCGGCGTTAAAGAAACGGTATCCCTGGAAAGTTTGCCCGAACAAATTATGCATTACAGTGAGCAAGTATTACCAAGCGCGTCCAAACATCAGGATTTGATCGCGAATCGTGGTCTGAAGAGGTTTTAA
- a CDS encoding substrate-binding periplasmic protein, protein MNCLCNLLLIATTTLLFHSPTGLALEPVLTVGLFNLAPHAFTDSTDETQVKGAAIDYMERYIAPEMGVSIHWQVYPFSRLIMHMEEGKLDAVLTLAKDGNREKRYLYPDSPLTYMQSGLAVLASSPLIKVQSPEDLLDTEIGFTKHGYLSPFMRDARLDINFIVGDLNAFRTMLRLLNAKRLDAVYNPTIMTLRFEARQLQISDHLRFIPLPEQKVGLYTVFCKGCSEALARYNHAHNERRQRTPYEALLSPYLAQSPGVNAN, encoded by the coding sequence TTGAACTGTTTATGTAACTTGCTGCTAATCGCAACAACCACACTTTTGTTTCATTCCCCGACTGGTTTAGCGCTTGAACCCGTGCTGACTGTAGGCTTGTTCAATCTAGCTCCCCATGCCTTCACCGACAGCACAGATGAGACCCAGGTCAAAGGCGCTGCAATTGACTATATGGAGCGTTATATTGCACCGGAAATGGGCGTCAGCATCCATTGGCAAGTGTATCCATTCAGTCGGCTTATCATGCATATGGAAGAAGGCAAACTGGATGCAGTATTGACTCTGGCAAAAGACGGTAACCGGGAAAAACGATATTTGTACCCTGATTCCCCGCTGACCTATATGCAATCAGGGCTGGCGGTATTAGCGTCATCCCCGCTAATTAAAGTTCAGTCTCCAGAGGATTTGCTGGATACTGAAATCGGATTCACCAAGCATGGCTACTTGTCACCTTTCATGCGTGATGCCCGCTTGGATATCAATTTTATCGTGGGAGATTTGAATGCCTTCCGAACCATGCTCCGATTGTTGAATGCCAAGCGACTGGATGCGGTTTATAACCCCACCATTATGACTTTGCGCTTCGAAGCCCGGCAATTGCAGATTTCAGATCATCTCCGTTTTATTCCGTTGCCCGAGCAGAAAGTTGGTTTATACACCGTATTTTGTAAAGGCTGTTCGGAAGCTCTTGCGCGCTATAACCATGCGCATAATGAACGACGGCAACGAACACCCTATGAAGCGCTGCTTTCCCCTTATCTTGCCCAAAGTCCAGGTGTAAACGCGAATTAA